Proteins encoded in a region of the Elaeis guineensis isolate ETL-2024a chromosome 7, EG11, whole genome shotgun sequence genome:
- the LOC140859431 gene encoding xyloglucan endotransglucosylase protein 7-like translates to MALIFLLLSFSLMAGASAGNLYQDFQITWGDGRAKILENGQLLTLSLDKASGSGFQSKNEYLFGKIDMQLKLVPGNSAGTVTAYYLSSQGPTHDEIDFEFLGNLSGDPYTLHTNVFAQGKGNREMQFHLWFDPTKDFHTYSILWNPKHIIFMVDGTPIRDFKNMESKGVAFPKNQPMRIYSSLWNADDWATQGGRIKTDWTKAPFTASYRNFNADACVWSSGTSNCPSRKSNSADWWNQDLDSTSQERMRWVQRNYMIYNYCTDQKRFPQGLPPECSIA, encoded by the exons ATGGCCTTAATTTTTCTACTGCTATCTTTCTCTCTGATGGCCGGTGCCTCCGCTGGTAACCTCTACCAGGACTTCCAGATAACTTGGGGTGATGGGCGTGCAAAGATCCTTGAGAACGGGCAGCTCCTCACCCTCTCCCTCGACAAAGCCTCTGGCTCCGGCTTCCAGTCCAAGAACGAGTATCTCTTCGGCAAGATCGACATGCAGCTGAAACTAGTCCCTGGGAACTCCGCCGGCACCGTCACTGCCTACTAT TTATCATCACAAGGACCAACCCACGATGAGATCGACTTCGAGTTCCTCGGAAACCTCAGTGGAGACCCTTACACACTCCACACCAATGTGTTCGCCCAGGGGAAGGGGAACAGAGAGATGCAGTTCCATCTCTGGTTTGATCCCACCAAGGACTTCCACACCTACTCCATCCTGTGGAACCCAAAACACATCAT CTTCATGGTTGATGGCACACCGATCAGAGACTTCAAGAATATGGAGTCCAAGGGTGTTGCGTTTCCAAAGAACCAACCCATGAGGATCTACTCCAGCCTCTGGAATGCCGATGACTGGGCGACGCAGGGTGGACGCATCAAGACGGACTGGACCAAAGCCCCCTTCACTGCCTCCTACCGAAATTTTAATGCTGATGCTTGTGTTTGGTCCTCCGGCACCTCCAACTGTCCTTCGCGGAAATCTAATAGTGCTGACTGGTGGAACCAGGATCTGGATTCCACGAGCCAAGAGAGGATGAGGTGGGTGCAGAGGAACTACATGATCTACAACTACTGCACTGATCAGAAGCGATTCCCCCAGGGCCTGCCTCCAGAGTGCTCCATAGCCTGA